A single Lysinibacter sp. HNR DNA region contains:
- a CDS encoding TerC family protein encodes MSTTLPLWFEITSMVVLTVILLLDLAIVTKRPHIPSMKESSLWVGFYVFLALLFAGAMFWIGDAQHGAEFLAGWLTEYSLSIDNLFVFVLIMTRFAVPKKHQQQVLMVGIILALILRGIFILVGVQIIENFSAIFYVFGVFLVYTAWKQILPEKKGESHKEGFATRVLRRRVNITDDYDGTKFRTTIDGTRYWTPMLLVFIAIGTTDLLFAIDSIPAIFGITQSGFIVFTANIFALMGLRQLYFLLGGLLDKLEYLKYGIAVILAFIGVKLVFHAMHVNELPFINGGQAVEWAPEINTWVSLGVIVVAMTLATIASLIKARRRGGSGSNSSDSGMRLGHP; translated from the coding sequence GTGTCAACTACTCTCCCTCTGTGGTTTGAGATTACCTCGATGGTGGTTCTCACCGTCATTCTTCTGCTCGACCTTGCGATAGTAACCAAGCGCCCCCATATTCCCTCAATGAAAGAGTCCAGCCTATGGGTGGGGTTTTATGTTTTCTTGGCGCTTCTTTTTGCCGGGGCAATGTTTTGGATTGGAGACGCTCAGCACGGGGCAGAGTTCCTCGCGGGATGGCTCACAGAATACAGTCTCAGCATCGATAATCTATTTGTCTTTGTGCTCATTATGACAAGGTTTGCGGTACCCAAGAAACACCAGCAGCAGGTGCTCATGGTGGGAATCATCCTTGCTCTGATACTGCGTGGAATTTTTATTCTTGTTGGCGTGCAGATCATCGAAAATTTCAGTGCTATTTTTTATGTTTTTGGTGTCTTTCTGGTCTATACCGCGTGGAAACAAATTCTTCCCGAGAAAAAGGGAGAGAGTCACAAAGAGGGTTTTGCCACCCGCGTGCTTCGCCGTCGCGTTAATATCACTGATGATTATGACGGCACTAAGTTCCGTACGACCATCGACGGAACTCGGTATTGGACCCCGATGCTTTTGGTGTTTATCGCCATCGGAACAACTGATCTCCTCTTTGCTATTGACTCTATTCCCGCGATCTTTGGAATTACGCAGAGTGGGTTTATCGTGTTTACCGCTAACATTTTTGCGCTCATGGGACTGCGGCAACTCTACTTCTTGCTCGGTGGACTCCTGGATAAGCTGGAATACCTTAAATACGGTATAGCGGTGATTCTGGCCTTTATCGGTGTCAAGCTTGTATTTCACGCTATGCATGTTAATGAGCTGCCCTTTATTAACGGCGGGCAAGCGGTGGAGTGGGCGCCAGAGATAAACACCTGGGTGTCGCTTGGTGTGATTGTGGTTGCAATGACCCTGGCGACCATTGCCAGCCTGATAAAAGCGCGCCGTAGGGGAGGGTCGGGTAGCAACTCTTCTGATTCTGGAATGCGGCTGGGGCATCCCTAG
- a CDS encoding aminopeptidase P family protein, translating into METMTSSTPATNDATKTASPQTTGSLHPSGATDEDAVAINNSNRSTTPTSDEFTRYIMSGWAEHPDQLPSERAQAPFAAARRTALSRRYPGKRIVVRAGEMKQRSNDTFYGFRAHSAFSHLTGWAADSEPGSILVLDPEGDAHTATLYFRERAGRESEEFYANPEIGEFWIGPRPSLKQVAADLGITTRALSEFSADADDVTLSDETLSRDLSELRLVKDSYEIQQMRDAVDATGRGFNDIIAQFKNIIGVDRGERLIESAFNTRARLDGNTVGYDTIAASGSHACILHWTRNDGTVTDGDLILIDAGVELDSLYTADITRTLPVNGKFTPTQKAVYEAVLEAADEAFKIVRPGIRFREIHARAMEVIARHTSEWGFLPVSLEETLREGSQYHRRYMVHGTSHHLGIDVHDCAQARRDLYMDGVLEEGMVFTIEPGLYFQPDDLTVPEEFRGIGVRIEDDILVTAEGAENLSAGIPRTVDDVEAWIARIG; encoded by the coding sequence ATGGAAACTATGACTTCCTCCACTCCCGCGACCAACGACGCGACCAAAACAGCATCCCCCCAGACGACCGGCAGCTTACACCCGTCGGGAGCCACAGACGAGGATGCGGTCGCCATTAACAACAGCAACCGCTCCACCACACCGACCTCGGATGAGTTCACTCGCTACATCATGAGTGGCTGGGCGGAGCACCCTGACCAGCTCCCCTCCGAGCGAGCACAGGCGCCCTTTGCGGCGGCCCGTCGAACAGCGCTATCAAGGCGGTATCCGGGCAAACGTATTGTCGTACGTGCGGGTGAGATGAAACAGCGCTCGAACGACACTTTCTATGGGTTCCGTGCGCACTCGGCGTTTAGCCATCTGACGGGCTGGGCTGCAGACAGCGAACCCGGTTCCATCCTTGTTCTTGACCCCGAGGGTGACGCTCACACGGCAACTCTTTACTTTCGGGAACGTGCGGGACGCGAATCCGAGGAGTTTTACGCAAACCCCGAGATTGGCGAATTTTGGATCGGGCCACGGCCCTCCCTCAAACAGGTTGCTGCGGATCTCGGCATCACAACCCGAGCACTCTCCGAGTTCAGTGCGGACGCAGATGATGTAACGCTGTCCGATGAAACCCTCAGCCGGGACCTCTCTGAACTCCGTTTAGTAAAAGACAGCTACGAAATTCAACAGATGCGAGATGCGGTCGACGCAACCGGCCGCGGTTTTAACGACATTATCGCCCAGTTTAAAAACATCATTGGTGTAGATCGCGGAGAACGCCTGATAGAAAGCGCGTTTAACACCCGTGCACGCCTCGACGGCAATACAGTCGGATACGACACTATCGCTGCCAGCGGTTCACACGCGTGCATCCTGCACTGGACCCGCAACGATGGGACAGTCACCGACGGTGATCTTATCCTGATTGACGCCGGGGTCGAACTCGATAGCCTCTACACCGCAGATATCACCAGAACCCTGCCCGTTAACGGAAAATTTACACCCACCCAAAAAGCCGTCTATGAGGCCGTTCTTGAGGCAGCGGATGAGGCTTTTAAAATTGTGCGACCGGGCATTCGCTTCCGCGAAATCCATGCTCGGGCGATGGAGGTCATCGCACGCCACACATCAGAGTGGGGATTCCTCCCGGTCAGCCTTGAGGAGACGCTAAGAGAGGGTTCTCAATACCATCGCCGCTACATGGTTCACGGCACAAGCCATCACCTGGGTATCGATGTTCATGATTGTGCTCAGGCACGGCGCGATCTCTACATGGACGGTGTCCTCGAAGAAGGAATGGTGTTCACTATCGAGCCAGGCCTATATTTCCAGCCCGATGACCTCACCGTCCCAGAAGAGTTCCGGGGAATCGGGGTTCGCATTGAAGACGACATC
- a CDS encoding amino acid ABC transporter ATP-binding protein — translation MVVVEGVEKFYGEFQALKDINLTVNKGEVVVVIGPSGSGKSTLCRTINRLETVSAGEILIDGKKLPEEGKGLAHLRADVGMVFQSFNLFAHKTILENVTLGPIKVRKQKKEDAEKAAHILLERVGVVAQANKLPAQLSGGQQQRVAIARALAMKPKVMLFDEPTSALDPEMINEVLDVMVELAAEGMTMIVVTHEMGFARRAADRVVFMADGEIIEEAGPEEFFTNPTSDRAKDFLSKLLTN, via the coding sequence CTGGTCGTCGTAGAGGGCGTCGAGAAATTCTACGGAGAGTTTCAAGCCTTAAAAGATATTAACCTCACGGTCAATAAGGGTGAGGTTGTAGTGGTTATTGGCCCTTCGGGATCCGGAAAGTCTACCCTGTGCCGTACCATCAACCGGTTGGAGACGGTGAGCGCGGGAGAGATCCTTATCGACGGCAAGAAATTGCCCGAGGAGGGAAAAGGCCTTGCTCACCTGCGTGCCGATGTGGGTATGGTGTTTCAGTCTTTCAATCTTTTTGCGCACAAGACCATCCTGGAGAACGTAACTCTGGGACCAATCAAGGTTCGCAAACAGAAGAAAGAAGACGCAGAGAAAGCCGCCCACATCCTGCTCGAGCGTGTGGGGGTTGTTGCCCAGGCAAATAAGCTTCCGGCTCAGCTATCCGGTGGCCAACAGCAGCGTGTGGCAATTGCACGTGCGCTGGCAATGAAACCCAAGGTCATGCTTTTTGACGAGCCGACCTCGGCCCTTGATCCCGAGATGATCAATGAGGTGCTCGATGTCATGGTGGAGTTGGCCGCGGAGGGCATGACAATGATCGTTGTCACACACGAGATGGGGTTTGCCCGTCGCGCAGCGGATCGCGTGGTCTTTATGGCCGATGGAGAAATCATTGAGGAGGCCGGTCCCGAGGAGTTTTTTACGAACCCCACGAGCGACCGCGCGAAGGATTTCCTCTCGAAGCTGCTCACCAACTAG
- a CDS encoding TOMM precursor leader peptide-binding protein, protein MYLQIDSRWPLVWRSPSTFQCGIDSPRAVITDIDGAEEQLVRLLAHGTRISDLHRLARTQGLSQARVDQILKELSSVLIPPAGHSGDTKTSSHGGSSYRENFRNVNVIIHPESVDNQIMRAVFTAAGAQVSLASSAHSTPREHPFTRTLETPLQSSTTAVSLPLMLICAHFAVRPRLYQQWVHHDTPHVPVVFSDSSVRVGPLVVPGKTACLFCVDLNRRDNEPEWPTIATQLLERKAPTHTAALTSLAASLLVKSVESWVAQGRSELLNQQASISYDTHAISHTRVDTHPLCTCCD, encoded by the coding sequence ATGTATCTACAGATTGATTCTCGGTGGCCGCTCGTGTGGAGGTCGCCCTCTACGTTTCAATGCGGCATAGATTCCCCTCGCGCCGTCATCACCGATATCGATGGCGCAGAGGAGCAGCTTGTTCGCCTGCTCGCACACGGCACTCGCATATCAGATCTCCATCGTCTGGCACGCACACAGGGTCTGTCACAAGCACGGGTCGACCAGATCCTCAAGGAGCTCTCCAGCGTACTTATCCCGCCGGCTGGACACAGTGGTGACACGAAAACATCCTCACACGGAGGCTCCTCCTACCGAGAGAATTTTCGCAATGTAAACGTCATCATTCATCCCGAATCCGTTGATAATCAGATTATGCGTGCTGTTTTTACCGCTGCGGGGGCACAGGTCTCCCTTGCTTCTTCCGCACACTCCACTCCACGCGAGCACCCTTTCACTCGCACATTAGAAACACCACTCCAAAGCAGTACCACCGCTGTGTCGCTCCCGCTCATGCTCATCTGCGCGCACTTTGCGGTGCGGCCCCGTCTTTATCAGCAGTGGGTTCACCACGACACTCCGCATGTTCCGGTGGTCTTCTCGGATAGCAGCGTTCGGGTGGGCCCCCTCGTTGTCCCGGGCAAGACCGCTTGCCTGTTCTGCGTTGACCTGAACAGGCGCGATAACGAGCCCGAATGGCCAACAATAGCAACCCAATTGCTCGAGAGAAAAGCACCAACCCACACCGCCGCACTAACCTCATTGGCCGCTTCCCTGCTGGTCAAGAGTGTTGAATCGTGGGTTGCACAAGGGAGATCCGAGCTTCTCAATCAGCAGGCCTCAATCTCTTACGACACTCACGCGATTAGCCACACACGGGTAGACACCCACCCACTCTGCACGTGCTGCGACTGA
- a CDS encoding zinc-dependent metalloprotease, with the protein MADNNPTDDDNLSPEDEFQKLLRDLLSGKPVEGFPEGMAIDPAQFASAAGIPNDPAALAALFSNLQNAMNAADDSIDWSLSLNNAKSIALPTTREITAEERTSLDQELQVAALWLSEATDITELAEAPRLLTRTEWITRTMPTWSALAEPVALSIANALTDAMQENAPEEIQAALGGASKLIRNIGGALFATQLGQVVGQLSQEVVSGGDIGVPLIEHDIATLLPQNIADFADGLDVSIDQVRLYLAVRELAHARLFRHAKWLRLHLISAITDYARGIHIDMNSLEEFASDFDPSNSEELRQALTTGAFIPEKTEAQLAAHVRLESMLALIEGWVDVVTAAATSRLPRAAAIAETVRRRRATGGPAESAFSTLVGLELRPRRLREAAAMWARVTELGGASVRDDLWDHPDILPTSEEIDNPDLLLMRLGLIDGNADSADKDEFEQALADLLSDTDTTRPVEDDHGGIISRDDGPEEEK; encoded by the coding sequence ATGGCTGATAATAATCCAACCGATGACGACAACCTATCGCCAGAAGACGAATTTCAGAAACTCCTACGCGACCTTCTCTCGGGGAAACCCGTCGAAGGATTTCCCGAGGGGATGGCTATCGACCCGGCACAGTTTGCCAGCGCTGCGGGTATCCCCAATGACCCGGCGGCTCTTGCCGCTCTCTTCTCTAACCTGCAAAACGCCATGAACGCTGCAGACGACAGCATCGATTGGTCTCTCTCGCTCAACAATGCGAAGTCCATTGCGCTCCCCACAACACGCGAAATTACTGCCGAGGAAAGGACCTCTCTCGACCAGGAGCTTCAGGTCGCGGCCCTGTGGCTCAGCGAAGCAACAGACATCACCGAATTGGCGGAAGCCCCGCGCCTACTCACCCGTACCGAGTGGATTACCCGCACCATGCCAACCTGGAGCGCACTCGCAGAGCCCGTCGCCCTCAGCATCGCCAACGCCCTCACAGACGCCATGCAGGAAAACGCCCCCGAAGAAATACAGGCGGCACTCGGTGGAGCCAGCAAACTCATCCGAAACATAGGCGGGGCCCTCTTTGCTACCCAGCTGGGTCAGGTGGTGGGTCAACTCTCACAGGAAGTGGTGTCTGGCGGCGACATTGGGGTGCCGCTCATTGAGCACGATATCGCCACACTACTCCCCCAAAACATTGCCGATTTTGCCGATGGCCTTGATGTCTCTATCGATCAGGTACGCCTCTACCTGGCGGTTCGTGAGCTAGCACACGCGCGCCTCTTCAGGCACGCAAAGTGGCTCCGACTGCACCTCATCAGTGCCATCACCGACTACGCTCGCGGCATTCACATAGATATGAATAGCCTTGAGGAATTTGCCTCTGACTTCGACCCGAGCAACTCCGAGGAACTCCGTCAGGCACTCACAACTGGTGCTTTCATCCCGGAAAAAACCGAAGCTCAACTTGCCGCCCACGTTCGCCTAGAGAGCATGCTCGCCCTCATCGAGGGATGGGTAGACGTTGTCACGGCCGCGGCCACCTCCCGACTTCCTCGCGCAGCTGCCATAGCCGAGACCGTTCGACGCCGACGCGCTACCGGAGGTCCGGCAGAATCCGCCTTCTCAACGCTTGTGGGCCTTGAGCTACGCCCGCGACGCCTTCGCGAAGCAGCCGCCATGTGGGCGCGGGTGACCGAGTTAGGTGGGGCATCCGTCCGCGATGACCTCTGGGACCACCCCGATATTCTTCCCACCTCTGAGGAGATTGACAACCCCGATCTACTCCTTATGCGTCTGGGACTCATCGATGGAAACGCCGACAGCGCAGATAAAGATGAGTTTGAACAGGCGCTTGCCGACCTTCTCAGTGATACAGACACCACTCGTCCCGTAGAGGACGACCACGGTGGGATTATCTCTCGCGATGACGGCCCCGAGGAAGAAAAATAG
- a CDS encoding UPF0182 family protein, whose amino-acid sequence MTIPADSRPETPRKRRSPLIITAIIVGVLLVGFLALSGIFADILWFQQLGFFHVMATQWIASIALFIIGFFAMAIPVYIAIELSYRKRPVYAKLNAQLDRYQEVIEPLRKLASFGIPIVFGIFAGLSAATRWESALVWINRTPAGVTDPQFGLDVSFYMFELPFYRGVVGFVSAVLLISLIVSIATSYLYGGISITGKDFRVSKSARIQIAVLAALYLIVQGVSFWLDQYVTMTTESNLFTGAGYTEVHATIPSRAIMAGIAVLVAVLFIITAINGRWRLPIVGTALLVVSSLVIGNLYPWVVQRFQVQPSEKALETEYLQRNIDGTRDAYGLSDVVVEPYDAVTTAEPGALRNDAVTTANIRILDPSIVSPTVAQLEQIRPYYKFSPTLSVDRYMIDGAVQDAVVGVREVNVENQEGWVNQTLVYTHGYGLVAAYGNQRSADGLPVFMESGIPTSGVLGDFEPRVYFGEFSPEYSIVGGTDRDIELDFPSGTDGENQTRTTFAGDGGPKLDNLFKRLVYALKFQSEKILLSSDVTSGSQILYDRAPLTRVQKAAPFLTLDTAPYASVVDGQLVWIVDGYTTSESYPYSKVQRLSDLITDSDTAQRSLAFDDINYIRNSVKATVNAYDGKVTLYAWDESDPILATWMKVFPDTFKPVSEMSGDLLSHVRYPSDLFKVQRAILGEYHVTDAGAFYSQEDAWRTPNDPVSRGTEDVLQPPYYLTLSPGQDAAPTYSIYSTYIPKATGERTRNVLTGYLTADANAGSTAGKIADGYGTLKLLTLPKGDTIPGPGQVQNNFTTDNQVSSVLNILTNGGQTDVISGNLLTLPVGGGLLYVQPVYVKSKAETSYPVLQKILVAFGDKIAFEDTLDLALDQLFGGDSGAVAGDIGVPGATTPPADGATGTDGGSQPPATSADSDLQAVLQDMKQALEARDAARVEGNWTAYGEADARLQAALNRALELGQ is encoded by the coding sequence TTGACTATTCCCGCAGATAGCCGACCAGAGACCCCTCGGAAGCGACGCTCTCCCCTGATAATTACCGCCATAATTGTGGGCGTTCTTCTGGTGGGATTTTTAGCCCTATCTGGCATTTTTGCCGATATTCTATGGTTTCAACAACTTGGGTTCTTTCACGTCATGGCCACCCAGTGGATAGCCTCGATTGCACTGTTTATTATCGGTTTTTTTGCCATGGCAATCCCGGTGTATATTGCAATTGAATTGAGCTATCGTAAGCGTCCCGTTTACGCCAAACTGAACGCTCAGCTAGACCGTTATCAAGAGGTTATCGAGCCGCTTCGTAAGCTTGCTTCTTTTGGTATTCCCATTGTCTTCGGAATTTTTGCGGGACTTTCAGCAGCCACCCGCTGGGAGAGCGCACTGGTGTGGATCAACCGCACTCCCGCGGGTGTCACCGATCCCCAATTTGGCCTTGACGTGTCCTTCTACATGTTTGAGCTACCTTTTTACCGCGGGGTTGTGGGGTTCGTTTCTGCGGTGCTTCTGATTAGCCTGATCGTCTCGATTGCGACCTCGTATCTCTACGGTGGTATCTCCATTACCGGCAAAGACTTCCGCGTTTCCAAGAGTGCTCGTATTCAGATTGCTGTTCTTGCGGCGCTCTATCTGATCGTTCAGGGAGTCAGCTTCTGGCTCGATCAGTATGTCACCATGACTACGGAAAGCAACCTGTTTACGGGTGCGGGGTATACCGAGGTGCACGCCACCATCCCTAGCCGGGCGATTATGGCGGGTATCGCGGTGTTGGTTGCCGTGCTCTTTATTATTACGGCGATTAACGGGCGTTGGCGTCTTCCCATTGTGGGTACGGCGCTGCTGGTCGTGAGTAGCCTCGTGATCGGTAACCTGTACCCCTGGGTTGTTCAGAGGTTCCAGGTGCAACCGAGTGAAAAAGCTCTTGAGACCGAGTATCTACAGCGCAATATCGATGGCACCCGGGATGCCTACGGGCTCTCCGATGTGGTTGTGGAGCCCTATGATGCCGTGACAACTGCTGAGCCGGGCGCTCTGCGCAACGACGCGGTTACCACTGCTAACATTCGAATTCTTGACCCGAGTATCGTGTCTCCCACTGTGGCGCAGCTAGAGCAGATCCGACCCTACTACAAGTTCAGCCCAACCCTGAGCGTTGACCGCTACATGATTGACGGTGCCGTGCAGGATGCTGTTGTGGGTGTTCGCGAGGTAAACGTCGAAAACCAGGAGGGTTGGGTTAACCAGACCCTGGTCTACACCCACGGATATGGCCTGGTTGCCGCCTACGGAAATCAGCGTTCAGCGGATGGGCTCCCCGTTTTTATGGAGTCGGGCATTCCCACCAGCGGTGTTCTTGGTGACTTTGAGCCGAGGGTGTATTTTGGCGAGTTTTCCCCGGAGTATTCCATTGTTGGTGGCACCGACCGTGATATTGAGTTGGATTTTCCCTCGGGTACCGACGGTGAGAACCAAACACGCACCACCTTCGCGGGTGACGGTGGACCGAAGCTCGACAACCTTTTTAAGCGCCTTGTCTACGCGTTAAAGTTCCAATCAGAAAAGATTCTTCTTTCTAGTGATGTGACGAGCGGATCGCAGATTCTTTACGATCGTGCCCCCCTCACGAGGGTGCAGAAGGCTGCACCGTTTCTTACCCTTGATACCGCGCCCTACGCCTCTGTTGTTGATGGTCAATTAGTGTGGATAGTTGATGGATACACAACCTCCGAGAGCTACCCCTACTCTAAGGTTCAGAGGCTGAGCGACCTCATTACCGACAGTGATACCGCGCAGCGGAGCCTGGCGTTTGACGACATCAACTACATCCGTAACTCGGTGAAGGCAACGGTAAATGCATATGACGGTAAGGTCACACTCTACGCCTGGGATGAGTCCGACCCTATCCTGGCAACGTGGATGAAGGTTTTCCCCGATACGTTTAAGCCGGTCTCAGAAATGAGCGGAGATCTGCTGAGTCACGTCAGGTACCCGTCCGATCTCTTTAAAGTTCAGCGGGCTATTTTGGGTGAATATCACGTGACGGATGCGGGTGCTTTTTACTCGCAGGAGGACGCCTGGCGCACGCCTAACGACCCGGTATCACGAGGTACCGAAGATGTGTTGCAGCCGCCCTATTACCTGACACTCTCGCCGGGACAAGATGCCGCGCCCACGTACTCGATTTACTCCACCTATATTCCTAAAGCAACGGGTGAGCGCACACGGAACGTGCTCACCGGTTATTTGACGGCTGATGCAAACGCTGGAAGTACCGCGGGAAAGATAGCAGACGGGTACGGAACCCTCAAGCTGCTCACCCTGCCCAAGGGAGATACGATTCCCGGACCGGGACAGGTTCAGAATAACTTCACCACCGATAACCAGGTATCGAGTGTTCTTAACATTCTCACCAACGGTGGCCAGACAGACGTGATCAGTGGAAACCTGCTCACACTGCCTGTGGGTGGCGGGTTGCTCTATGTACAACCCGTCTACGTCAAGTCAAAGGCTGAGACGAGCTACCCCGTGCTGCAGAAGATTCTGGTGGCCTTCGGTGACAAGATCGCCTTTGAAGACACGCTTGATCTTGCTCTTGACCAGCTCTTTGGTGGAGACTCAGGCGCTGTAGCTGGTGATATTGGGGTCCCCGGGGCCACAACGCCGCCCGCAGACGGTGCTACGGGTACCGACGGTGGCTCCCAGCCCCCGGCGACCTCAGCCGATAGCGATCTACAAGCGGTTCTGCAGGATATGAAGCAGGCCCTTGAGGCTCGTGATGCCGCTCGGGTTGAGGGCAATTGGACAGCCTACGGCGAAGCGGATGCTCGTCTTCAGGCAGCTTTGAACCGCGCTCTCGAGCTCGGTCAATAG
- a CDS encoding S16 family serine protease, producing the protein MSHESYFPPETGATPKGGGSKPTATVRKRRRISLFLTICAGAAIAVLALLPSPYVIEQPGPVHNTLGVTEVDGKSVPVISVTGAETYKVTGQLNLLTVSLVGNPEATPNWVSVALTWFDPAKRVMPLEAFFPDTVTTEQRSEENRVLMANSQQTAIAAALNEQQIPFITRLTVGSVSSEGPSEGVLEVGDTITAVNGESVSTITRLRELLAQNGTEVPATISIVRDGVPQDALVTPTTLETDTGEKTVVAGIGVVDEYDFPVDIEMHLENVGGPSAGMMFALGIIAKMTPQNLPAGKNISGTGTITSDGTVGSIGGARQKLFAANEAGSTIFLLPRQNCADLGDGLPEGTEIFAVETLSDSMNVLNTLNRGEDTGSLPRCPANVE; encoded by the coding sequence GTGTCTCACGAAAGCTATTTTCCCCCAGAGACAGGCGCTACACCGAAGGGCGGGGGCTCAAAACCAACGGCGACGGTTCGTAAAAGACGCCGCATCTCACTGTTTTTGACGATCTGTGCGGGAGCAGCGATCGCCGTGCTTGCCCTGCTGCCTTCTCCATACGTTATTGAGCAGCCGGGGCCCGTTCACAACACCCTGGGGGTTACGGAGGTTGACGGTAAGAGCGTGCCGGTCATCTCCGTCACAGGGGCAGAAACCTATAAGGTAACGGGTCAGCTTAATCTTCTGACCGTTTCACTCGTGGGAAATCCCGAGGCGACTCCCAACTGGGTCTCCGTTGCACTGACCTGGTTTGACCCCGCCAAGCGGGTGATGCCACTTGAGGCTTTTTTCCCCGACACGGTGACTACCGAGCAGCGCTCCGAAGAAAATCGTGTGTTGATGGCCAACTCGCAGCAGACAGCAATTGCGGCTGCGCTGAACGAGCAGCAGATTCCCTTTATCACCAGGCTGACAGTGGGCTCGGTCTCGTCCGAGGGGCCCTCTGAGGGTGTTCTTGAGGTCGGGGACACAATTACTGCGGTAAACGGTGAGAGCGTTTCCACCATCACACGGTTACGTGAGCTCCTCGCGCAAAACGGAACCGAAGTCCCGGCCACTATCAGCATTGTTCGTGACGGAGTTCCGCAAGACGCGCTTGTAACCCCTACCACGTTGGAAACAGACACTGGAGAGAAGACTGTTGTTGCGGGTATAGGAGTGGTCGATGAATACGATTTTCCGGTTGACATTGAGATGCACCTTGAAAATGTGGGTGGGCCAAGCGCCGGCATGATGTTTGCGCTGGGCATTATTGCCAAAATGACCCCACAAAACCTCCCGGCGGGGAAAAACATTTCGGGAACCGGAACTATAACGAGCGACGGAACGGTGGGAAGCATTGGCGGGGCCAGGCAAAAGCTTTTTGCGGCGAACGAGGCCGGATCCACGATTTTTCTCCTTCCCCGGCAGAATTGCGCCGATTTGGGCGATGGCTTACCGGAGGGTACTGAAATCTTTGCTGTGGAGACGCTCTCCGACTCGATGAACGTTTTAAATACTCTGAACAGGGGTGAAGACACGGGGTCTCTGCCTCGGTGTCCAGCTAACGTCGAGTAG
- a CDS encoding endonuclease/exonuclease/phosphatase family protein, protein MGRFISAILLLAFLVLGVLLTWPQLAGLEQTIGFAQVIALRGAAIAAAIAVIVLATILSVIIRPLRGFLAGLIVILILFAIANTAILVTRSFGGNSFGTKTPSSLTLGTWNIGGDAVSSEVVARFSVDNSLQVLSLPETTADTAQQIANTVVQLGGPHMAVHHISTGAAAARSTSLLISEELGRYQMTNTLGNTSTLPSLVATPLGDPALPTLVAVHTHSPLVEKMETWRADLSWIDTVCQRPNTILAGDFNATVDHFGIKNTCTDAALSTGQAFFGTWPTAFPTLLGTPIDRVVYTTEWKADGFKIDQTHDRAGSRHRPVVAQLSRR, encoded by the coding sequence ATGGGTCGATTCATTTCCGCAATTCTATTGCTAGCTTTCCTTGTTCTGGGAGTGCTCCTTACCTGGCCACAGCTAGCAGGCCTTGAGCAGACCATAGGATTTGCGCAGGTGATAGCCCTCCGCGGGGCGGCCATTGCCGCAGCTATTGCAGTCATAGTGTTGGCCACCATTCTCTCCGTGATTATTCGACCACTTCGAGGGTTTCTGGCGGGACTCATTGTCATACTTATTCTCTTTGCGATTGCAAATACCGCAATCCTGGTTACCCGGAGCTTCGGGGGCAATAGTTTTGGGACAAAAACACCCTCCTCGCTCACCCTGGGCACCTGGAACATCGGTGGCGATGCGGTGAGTTCAGAGGTGGTTGCCCGCTTCTCCGTTGATAATTCACTTCAGGTGCTCTCACTTCCTGAAACAACCGCGGATACAGCCCAACAGATAGCCAACACGGTGGTTCAGCTCGGTGGGCCGCACATGGCAGTGCACCACATCAGCACGGGGGCGGCAGCGGCACGCTCAACAAGCCTCCTCATTTCAGAGGAGTTGGGCCGCTACCAAATGACCAACACCCTCGGCAATACTTCCACGCTGCCCTCTCTTGTGGCCACTCCGCTCGGCGACCCCGCACTGCCCACACTCGTGGCGGTACACACGCACTCACCCCTGGTCGAAAAAATGGAAACATGGCGTGCGGACCTGTCGTGGATCGACACGGTGTGCCAGAGACCAAACACAATTCTCGCGGGTGACTTTAACGCAACGGTTGACCACTTCGGCATAAAAAACACCTGCACTGACGCTGCGCTCTCCACAGGGCAGGCCTTCTTCGGCACCTGGCCCACAGCATTTCCGACGCTACTGGGTACCCCAATCGATCGGGTTGTCTACACAACCGAGTGGAAAGCTGACGGATTCAAGATCGACCAGACGCACGATCGCGCGGGGAGCCGCCACCGGCCGGTAGTAGCACAACTCTCGCGTCGTTAA